In Stomoxys calcitrans chromosome 2, idStoCalc2.1, whole genome shotgun sequence, the following proteins share a genomic window:
- the LOC106087934 gene encoding uncharacterized protein LOC106087934 → MPYEKFNKKRRQWEDNGVLELIKLWKVCAYELRTIKRNGHLYVAMAKQLTGLGVPVTALEVHFKVNNLTQRYRQEQKTFEATGIISTWKFYNQVDDVFKSLGQTGYTKDKRIMTPASNASSLPSSSESPVWKNQMSQQEFNSNNSEGFYKSEYGMHRHFIDHSQAQANGGAGGATGSADVNFMANTAAAAAAVAAASRLNETNQMDQLNAAASAASANNTTNGGVLNYNKIKKSPDDYDKFVDIVKNIVDSHKSTPDKVDTFGDFIKSYIRRWPDRIQDEAINHITNYIIVKNMEHTMHASIDGVNNRQ, encoded by the exons ATGCCT tatgaaaaattcaataaaaagcgTAGACAATGGGAGGATAATGGTGTATTAGAGTTAATTAAATTATGGAAAGTTTGTGCATATGAACTGCGCACAATTAAACGCAATGGCCATCTCTATGTGGCTATGGCAAAACAATTGACCGGACTTGGAGTACCCGTTACAGCATTAGAAGTCCACTTTAAAGTAAATAATTTAACACAGCGATATCGACAGGAACAGAAAACATTTGAGGCAACTGGCATTATAAGCACATGGAAATTTTATAATCAGGTGGATGATGTTTTTAAGAGCTTGGGACAAACCGGCTACACAAA agaTAAACGTATTATGACACCAGCATCGAATGCAAGCAGCTTACCTTCTTCATCTGAGTCACCAGTTTGGAAAAATCAAATGTCTCAACAGGAGTTCAATAGTAATAATTCCGAAGGTTTTTACAA atCGGAATATGGAATGCATCGGCATTTTATTGATCATTCACAGGCGCAGGCTAATGGTGGCGCTGGGGGCGCTACCGGTAGTGCTGATGTCAACTTTATGGCCAATACAGCTGCTGCTGCGGCGGCTGTGGCTGCTGCCTCACGTCTCAATGAAACAAATCAAATGGATCAATTAAATGCGGCTGCTTCGGCAGCATCTGCAAATAACACCACAAATGGCGGTGTCCTCAActacaataaaattaaaaagtcACCCGATGACTATGACAAGTTTGTCGATATTGTCAAAAATATTGTTGATTCACACAAAAGCACCCCGGATAAGGTGGACACATTTGGTGACTTCATTAAATCCTACATACGGCGTTGGCCCGATCGCATTCAGGATGAAGCTATCAATCACATCACAAACTACATAATTGTTAAGAATATGGAACATACCATGCACGCAAGCATTGATGGCGTTAATAATCGACAATAA
- the LOC106087923 gene encoding Golgi SNAP receptor complex member 1, giving the protein MVVSNYDALRKQARLLENEIDLKLVAFSKIGGSSSSSIGHSSSNADTSPLLGEHLFDSLSEEIAQMLDKLSSINESMTELPTTGAAAMHTLQRHREILQGYRQEFNKISANHTMRLEREELLRGSGLNSPSISGLSRRDMYLKESSHINSSNTLVNDQINIAIETREHLLSQRHAFKRMQTRFNDISNRFPLISSLIQRINIKKKRDALILGAVIGVCVILLLIYAFN; this is encoded by the exons atggtAGTGTCCAATTATGATG CACTACGCAAACAGGCTCGTTTATTGGAAAATGAAATCGATCTTAAGTTGGTGGCTTTTAGCAAAATAGGAGGTAGCTCCAGTTCATCAATTGGTCATAGTAGTTCAAATGCCGATACATCACCTTTGTTAGGGGAACACCTATTCGATTCGCTGTCAGAAGAAATTGCCCAGATGTTGGATAAG CTTTCATCTATCAACGAGTCTATGACTGAATTACCCACAACAGGTGCTGCTGCTATGCATACGTTACAACGTCACCGAGAAATTCTGCAGGGATATCGGCAAGAATTCAATAAAATCAGCGCCAATCATACAATGCGCTTAGAACGTGAAGAGCTTTTAAGGGGTTCCGGCTTAAACAGTCCATCAATATCTGGCCTAAGTAGACGAGATAtgtatttaaaagaaagttctCACATAAATAG TTCCAATACCTTGGTAAATGATCAGATTAACATAGCTATTGAGACGAGGGAGCACTTGCTATCACAAAGGCATGCTTTCAAACGTATGCAAACGCGTTTTAATGACATTTCAAATCGTTTTCCTTTAATATCGAG CCTAATTCAACGCATCAACATTAAAAAGAAACGTGATGCATTAATATTGGGTGCTGTTATTGGCGTTTGTGTAATATTGTTGTTAATATACGCTTTTAATTAG
- the LOC106087930 gene encoding mitochondrial import inner membrane translocase subunit Tim22 → MNFGPPPPRDANTKAQFFENPDLDSLAKHFIGNMQRYRENVVVPKSNGPVQIKTNEEKMIEKAVESCTFKSITSCVMGYGLGAAIGLFTASVNPNMMDPLANDRKQTAREIFREMRATTHSYAKNFALIGCVFSAVECAIESERGVTDWRNGTYAGAVTGGLIGLRAGVKAGIIGAAGFAAFSTAIDYYMRGR, encoded by the exons atgaatttcgGCCCACCTCCGCCCCGAGATGCAAATACAAAAGCCCAATTCTTCGAAAATCCCGATTTGGATTCCTTGGCAAAACACTTTATCGGTAACATGCAACG ATATCGCGAAAATGTTGTAGTCCCAAAGAGTAATGGACCTGTTCAGATTAAAACTAATGaagaaaaaatgattgaaaaagCCGTTGAGAGCTGTACGTTTAAGTCCATAACATCGTGTGTAATGG GTTACGGCTTGGGAGCTGCTATTGGTCTATTCACAGCATCTGTTAATCCTAATATGATGGACCCCTTGGCAAATGATCGTAAACAGACGGCTCGTGAAATTTTTAGAGAAATGCGGGCTACAACACATTCTTATGctaaaaatttcgctttaattggCTGCGTATTTTCAGCAGTTGAATGTGCCATCGAAAGT GAAAGGGGAGTAACTGACTGGCGGAATGGCACTTACGCCGGTGCAGTAACAGGTGGTCTGATTGGCTTAAGAGCAGGCGTTAAGGCTGGCATTATTGGTGCTGCTGGTTTTGCAGCCTTCTCAACAGCAATTGATTATTATATGCGAGGCAGATAA
- the LOC106087926 gene encoding guanine nucleotide-binding protein subunit alpha-11, translating into MCEFNMLDLCLSGEAKEQRLHSRILDRLLKESKRMEKHEIKLLLLGTGESGKSTFIRQMRIIYDNGYPVKERLEYVKPIIQNIATSVQAMIKAMEELNIKYEHEESQRHAELFMKLNCNDLTRLPDIFLGAINSLWQDAGIQECYRRRNEYQLTDSIKYYLTHINRIGGHEYLPTEDDILHVRVPTTGLVEYPFKIQNITFRMIDVGGQRSQRRKWMHCFDNAKVIIFLVAISEYDQVLRELEQTNRLIEARNVFQSIANYEWFKDDTSIVMFFNKTDLLEEKLRYSDLAAYFPDYTGPKNDYLAARDFIRAMFLSVTDRTNIYKHFTCATDTKNIEVVFAVVRDTILEHHLKGALV; encoded by the coding sequence ATGTGCGAATTTAATATGCTAGATCTTTGCCTGAGTGGGGAGGCGAAAGAGCAGCGGCTGCACAGCAGAATATTGGACAGACTTTTAAAGGAATCAAAACGCATGGAAAAACATGAAATCAAGTTGCTTTTGCTGGGAACCGGTGAATCGGGAAAATCGACCTTTATTCGGCAAATGCGTATTATCTACGACAATGGATACCCTGTTAAAGAAAGGCTGGAATATGTTAAACCCATTATACAAAACATTGCAACCTCAGTGCAGGCTATGATAAAGGCCATGGAGGAGCTGAATATTAAATATGAGCATGAAGAAAGTCAACGCCATGCTGAGTTGTTTATGAAGCTCAATTGCAATGACCTCACCCGCTTACCTGATATCTTCTTGGGCGCGATCAACAGTTTGTGGCAAGACGCCGGAATTCAGGAATGCTATCGGCGACGTAATGAATATCAACTAACCGATTCCATAAAATACTATTTGACACATATCAATCGCATCGGGGGCCATGAATACCTGCCCACTGAAGACGACATTCTGCATGTGCGTGTGCCAACCACAGGTCTTGTCGAATATCCGttcaaaattcaaaacattACATTTCGTATGATCGATGTCGGAGGTCAGCGCTCGCAACGCCGCAAATGGATGCACTGTTTCGACAATGCCAAAGTGATTATTTTTCTGGTCGCCATCTCCGAATATGATCAAGTTTTGAGGGAGTTGGAACAGACAAATCGCCTCATCGAGGCTAGGAATGTGTTTCAGTCGATTGCCAATTACGAGTGGTTCAAAGATGATACTTCAATCGTGATGTTTTTCAATAAAACCGATCTGCTGGAGGAGAAATTGAGATATTCCGATTTAGCAGCATATTTCCCAGACTACACAGGACCCAAAAATGACTACTTAGCAGCAAGGGATTTTATACGAGCAATGTTTTTGTCGGTTACCGATAGAACGAACATCTATAAACACTTTACTTGTGCCACAGATACCAAGAATATCGAAGTCGTATTTGCGGTTGTTCGTGACACCATTTTAGAACATCACTTGAAAGGAGCCTTGGTGTAA